ATACAGTAGGCCCTTGCGACCGTGTTTGCACCGATGTCAAAGTACCAAACTCAGTTTCGGCTCTCCGAGGGAGCAGCCAGAGTCGAATGGTGCCAGCGCACCCATAACGATACCTAACAGGGACAAAAAACGTGTATCTTTTGCTGATCACAAGGGCCTCGCCCTGACGATGGTTAAGGTCTTTTCTGAATTTGATGACCCTATTGACATCCCAACCAGCGTTGTGCCGTTTTTTAGCTCTTCTGTGACTCTGCCAGAAGCGAAGGACAAGCTAACCCTCGACTTTGACCAGCCGTCTGCAGATTACTTAAAGTTCCGTCAACGTATAGAGAATGAAAACGTCTGCCTCGAACACTGCATGCTTAAGGAAAAATCGATAGCAGGGACGGTCAAAGTCAAAAACCTTTCCTTTGAGAAGTCCGTTAAGCTTCGCATTACGTTTGACACTTGGAAAAGTCACACGGACATAGAATGCCAGTACATCAAGGACACTTACACCGGCTCAAACCGTGACACCTTTTCATTCGAAGCTTCTTTGCCTGATCAGGTGCCTCCACACGAACGCATCGAGTTTGCCGTTTGCTACGAGGTCAATGGCGTAACGCTCTGGGACAACAACCAAGGAAAGAATTACAGAATTGTTCAATCCGCACTAAAGAAGAGTTCAAATGACACTATGGCTGACCATCAGCGATATGATGTGAGCGACTGGGACGTTCTTTTTGACCGATACGGCAGCCCCAGATGCTCACGTGGAATCTTTCCCAATTGGCCAAGCTACGCTGGATATGAAGACATTGGTCCATATTACTAAGAATCTGCTTTTGGGACACTTTATCCTGCACACACATCCATTGTGATAAATGTCTCCTTAAAAAACACGTTGTTCTTTGATCAAGGACCTGTTGGACCGTGAAGCCATATGGACACTTGAGATATTTATCGTCAATAATATTGGATTGAatgaattgttttttaaaaaaaaaatagtgttccTGGTGTTGTAGGAATGTAATTATGAGGgtcaatttgttttttgttttttttgttttttcagtgccTGTCAAATGCATTAATGCTCGTTTCTGTACAGGTTATGTGAAAGTGTTCAAGGTTGATTTTGGGTTTGTATGGATTTGTGTGGACCTTTATAAAATTATTCAATGTAAATTAATTACGTCTAAGTAAATCTGCTGGCCAGTATATTTGCTAAACTGTAAATCATGATCATAAAATTTTGACTTAAATTCTTGTGAGCAGCAAATGGTTTTCATCTGAAAAACCTTGCTAAGAGAGAAGACGGAATGACCCAAAAAGTCAGTGattttcccccaaaaaatgtGAGACCGGAATTGTACTCCACCTGGATATCTGTATACAAATTCTTTCATATGTTTTTGTTCTTTCCCGAACAgctcatttttaatgtaaaaccctaaaagtatttacatttctgtattttaattGACTATGACTGATTCTCACTGTGATTGACTGCACTACTAGATGATGATGCTATTAGTGATGCAAGTTAATAAGTAATGTGTATCATTTGTTCAAGGTAATGTAGGCACTTTAATTTGTTCTTTAACTTCTTGTCACCCATTTTAAATAGCATTGTTTGAGTGTGAATACGGGTTTGCCAGAACCACtttaaagacattgttaaaagaAATGTTCTCTCAATGGTATTAGGTGTGtttattttctgcattttaatgcaatgttttaaatgttcattGTCATTGAAAACTTCAAATAAAGTATTGGagcaaaacatatttatttgacTTGTCCTCATTTACAGATAATAACGTAAATAGCAACATCAtggagaatgtttttattttattttttatattattgcaaTTGTTACTTGGTGTATAGTTGTCCATGCGGATTGATTATCCTCAGAAGAATGTTACACACAAATTACACACTTTGAGAGGATATTTATTTTGGAATTTTCTGAAGGGGAATTTAATATGTATGTTAGAACGAGTACATAAACAATAAGAATGTTACACACAAATTACACACTTTGAGAGGATATTTATTTTGGAATTTTCTGACGGGGGGTTTAATATGTATGTTAGAACGAGTACATTAACAATATAACCATTAATACGCTTGTAACAAAgctaagtaaaaataaataaaattgatggGTCTTTTATTCTACAATTGTTCGACCTTTCAATGACAACTTCCTGTGTACGTTGAAGCGTCAGAGACCGCGTTTGTTATTTGGTTCACGTTTAAATAACAGCAGCTAACCAGAAGTATAATTCTTTGCAAATAGGGGATAATTATAATACAATGTACAAAAAAGAAACTTGAGAAATATAGACAATCATTAGGATTGTAATAATTCGCCCGGAGCGGATTAAATAAGAGACACTGAGCGTGAACGCGCCAAACCAGATATAACGTTCACGTGAGTGTTTATGAAATTAACTAAATAATCAAAACAGATGGAGTCCCAGAAGAAGACCGGTCAGTCTGTGAATAAGACTTCGACGTCTGAGAAAGATGAAGAGGAGGAATGCTGCGCTAATGTGAGTGTTTTAACACACGGTCAGTAACATTGCTAGATTAATGTTATACAGTTAGCTCTGGCTAAATAATGAGTTCCTACTATTTCACGTTTTGTGAGAGTTTCAATCACCATCATTTATATTACAGGTCAAATAACGTTACTTATTATGGTAAATTAGTTAAAAGTCTCGTTATCAAAAACCAGTGACCATGTTGTGATTTTAACAAGCTGAGTCATATAAAATTTCTCCCATGTATGATTGCTGTAATACTTCGCAGTGTGTTGTCTTATGTTAGGTGTTGTTTTGACTCATATTTAGtagaaatatgtattatttacttatatttaactGTTTTAGAGTGATTCATCTCAAATAtaaattcttacatttttaaccctctaaatattcaaaatataaacaagtttgtttcttgttgctcaccagtgaatcctctgcagtgaatgggtgccatcagaataagagttcaAACTGCAATTTAAGTACTAATCCACACAGGTCAAGTCCATtatttaatgtcttgtgaagtgaaaagctgttgtTTGatgtaaacaaatccatcattaagatgtgtTTTGACTTCATATCATCGCTTCACAGTCCATTGTATtgcttcttccagtgaaaaagcCCACTGATATTTGTTTAGCTCTATTCTTGGAATGTTTTCAGTTGTAAACGTTGCTTGATCGGTGTACagtatatttctctcctgattcagaagagATTACTTTTTTCTCCACtggaaaaattatgcatttattcacTAGAAACTTGAAGCATATTACTTCACAaggcattaattgatggactggagttgtgtggattattgtgaagtttgtaTCAAATGTTTgaactttcattctgatggcactcattcactgcataagatccattggtgagcaagtgattcaAATCTGAAACAAATGCATAAACGCATAAAGATGAAACAACACTAACACTAAACAATGTTTTATTTCCCTGTTTTACATTAAGACTTCATgtgaaaaaaatgagaaacagaaGCCTTCATCCCCGAAACAAGGAGATTTCAGTGATCCGGTGTATAAAGAGATCGCAGTGGAAAATGGCACCATCAACCGAATGAATAAAGATGAGCTGCGTGCAAAATGTGCTGAGCTGAAGCTTGACACGCGGTACTGAGagcttttattgtatttatttatttacattcatcTTACCTGCCAGTTACTCCAGATTCACACATACAGTTTGTCTCTTTTCAGGGGAGTTAAGGATGTCCTGAGGAAGCGCCTAAAAAGTTACTACAAAAAGCAAAAACTGATGCATTCAGCTGCTGCAAATGGGAGCACTGATACATATTTTGACTACATCTGTGTGGTAGATTTTGAAGCAACGTGCGAAGAGAATAACCCACCTGACTACCTGCATGAAATCATTGAGTTTCCCATGGTGCTGATCGACATGCACACCTTGGAGATTGTGAGTTGGTGAGGGAACAGTCTGGAACATGTGTGCTTGATTCTGGCCAGGCAAACATTTAGAGTTAACTGTTTAAGCATTGATCTGCTAGTTGTGGAAAAGAAAGATTTTAATTTGTGCCAAAATGAATCATTATAGATTTGAGCAAAGCCACAGTGATTGTTAAGCCCATGAACTGATCTTAACACTTACATCTAacacttttttcattatttttttttaaatttgtattttgtttgtaatttcattCCTGTCATCACAGGTAGACTCATTTCAGGAGTATGTGAAGCCAGTGGTGAACCCACAGCTCTCGGAGTTTTGTGTTAAACTTACTGGAATCACACAGGTAAGATTTATGATCTGCATATCgaattaaataacaatttaagATGTATAAAAGAAGTCTTTTAGATTTCTGTATAAATGTGTatacttatttttttcatgaatgtattttagaACAATAGATAAAATTTTCATttgctatttttcattaaaattaagttgtctgtatgtagtagattgtgtttaacacacaaaagataGATGATCATGTCAACACGAGAATAATAGAAATtctgcattgataaaaaaaaaaaaaaaaaggttattggatcggtatcggcagatactcCGAATTTTTCGGTATCGGCTCAATTCTAAAAGAATTGTATCGTTGCATCCCtaatttcaatcaaataaatgcatacagagccttctaaaatatatatatatatatatatatatatatatatatatatatatatattactgaccccaaacctttgaatggtagtgtatctaAGTTTTTAGTCTAAAATTAAATGGAAAGCAATTGCTCAAGCAatttttaattcttaatttttatttatttatttttagaaaatggtGGATGAGGCAGAAACATTCCATCAGGTTCTAAAGCGAGCAGTTTCTTGGCTACAGGAAAAAGAACTTGGCACAAagtacaaatatacatttttgacagaTGGGTAAGGATTAACCAGACACTTTAAGCATGGCTAATGAAATTCAATAGAATGTACAGCTCACTCTCTTGTTTGTGTAGGTCATGGGACATGGGGAAATTTCTTCATACCCAGTGTAAACTGAGTTGCATCAGATACCCACAGTTCGCCAGAAAATGGATCAATATCAGAAAGTCTTATGGAAACTTTTATAAGGTTTGTTTTCTTGTTCAATTTTCTTATGATTCCTTATGAAATAAAGaaaatctaaaagaaaaaaaggatctTGATATCTAAATTGTACAAAAATGAATTGGGATAAGATGAGTATCTGATCCGTTAAAAAGTTGGCTTTGGAGTATTAAGTTTGAACAAAtactgatgttttcatgtgtctcATGCTTGTTTCTCACAGGTTCCTCGAACTCAGACGAAACTAATCTGCATGCTGGAGAATCTTGGAATGCAGTATGACGGACGTCCCCACTGTGGTCTAGATGACTCCCGCAACATTGCCAGAATTGCCATCTACATGCTGAAGGACGGCTGTCAGCTGCGGGTGAATGAGTGCTTGCATTCAGGAGAACCACGGAGCGTGCCTATCTCTGCCCCTATTGAAGGAGCCCCAGCACCTCAAACCCCCCAAAAAGAGACTGAAAGGATAATTTAAAGCCTCTCTCACAGAAATAACATTGCTTTGTCTGGTCAAATATGAGAACCTGTCTCCATGTAAATGTAAGTTAAATGAGAGTAACTAATGTGGGTTTTCTTAAAATTAATCCTGAAATGTGTACACCATATTTGCACTATAGCAGATCAATGGATTTACTGAAAATTGAGTTTATGTACTGTATTTTGAAATTGCTCCTGATAAGCTGAAAACAGTAGTTTTAAGTCTAACTGATGGTTAGCGATTAATACTTGCAATACTACTTTGCATTGCTTTTCTTAATTCATGTTGCACATCCAATGAAAAActcaatttgtattattttgtcaataaacattttttatgatGCCTCTGTACAATATTATTTTAAGAGATATAACTTTATGCTATTCATATTTAGATCTGATTTTCAAGTGtactacttttttttcttattgggtTCTTTGCACCGTTATAATCTATGCAATGTTTAGATATGTTTTAGTATTGCAACAGGACTTGTCAACACAAAGTTTACTCTGTTTCTGGCCACCATATATAATTTTCCAAGGCCATGCAATAATCGAGATTTCGACAATCAAGTGTATGTTAACACACAGTCATGATCATTCTAATGTACTGACgttgttgtaaaaaaaattgttagtgaaaataattatgctatttctctttttaatgttaatatttctgtttatctGATTAGATATTAGTTTAGAAAGTGTCCAGCAGATGGcatcaaaaacattttcattattattattatttttttttttataatcgtaAGCAACACAAAGTCCACCATCAATAAAGCCAACAAGGAGACAGGCGGACTAATTGGCATGAATTTGATTTGTGTTTCTcttatgtattttgtatttgtttccaGGTCTTGTGTACAAAGACTAAAGTCCCTTTCAAATCATAGGCAAACAGTATTCAGCTGTCTGTCTTCGCGCGATGTTTTGGAAGGaagttattatttacattttggacGGCGCACAGTTCTATGATGTTAAATAGTGTTAGTTAAACCGAAACTATAGAAACGAAGTTACTTTCACATCCCATATCCCTGAACGCGACGCTACTAGACAAACGCTGTTAATACGCGACGCGTGCTTCGTCACCACCCAACTGACCAATCAAGGCTTTTGTTTATGCGAGCGTTGCGTCGCCGGCGCGTAGAGAAGGTGGGGCTTTGACGCAGTGCTGCTCCTGTGAACATTCACTGCTGGCTGCATGCGCAGAGAATAGGCGGAGACACACGAGGAAAGACTACAGCAGCCGCCACTGCCCTTCTTTCATTCCAACTCACTGGATATGTCTTAGATTTTTCTCTCTCATGTGATATCAGAGGAGGCGCTGCCGGAATTGCCAGTCTCGCACACTGGGCTGATGCGAGTTTTGATGCGCGCGTGTGGTTTTTATCCTGCGGTCGATAGCGCAGATGAAGAGGATGCGTGAAAGAACGCAGCCCAGCCCTGTTTTCCTGAATGCGATTGAACGGAACTGCATATTTTCGGATAAAGATGAAATCGGCATTGTCTAAATGTTGGTTTCATCTGGATTTTTGGGCGGAGTACACGAATCGATAAAGCAAGATAAAGCGACACTATGCTGCCCAAGTGATTGATCACTGTGCTCAATGAGAACAAGGAGGAGGACGGCTTCGATACGATGGCTGAGGAGAATAACCTGAAGACAGCTAGATTATGGAGGGATGCTGCTTTGCGCTCCAGGAAGCTGAGGAGCAATCTGAGACAGCTGACTCTCAGCACCAAAAACTGCCAAGAAATTACATTACCCGAGGACATAAAGGAGATCGAGGTCCTCAATCTGGGAAACAACTCCCTTCAAGAGCTTCCAGAGGGACTGGGCTCAACCCTAACCAGACTTCGCATCCTCATTCTTCGAAGGAACAAGTTTGCAACAGTCCCCACTGCAGTATTTCAACTTAGTCAGCTGGTTGAATTAGATATCAGTCACAACTGCTTGAACCACTTTTCAGAAGATATTGATCTTCTCAAGGGGCTTAAAAAGTTGTGCATCTGTCATAACAAAATCCAACACCTGCCATCTCAGATTGGGACTTTGCAAAGTCTGGAGGAGCTTGACATCAGCTTCAATGAGCTGCATGATTTCCCCAGGACCTTTTCACAGCTCAGGAAGCTCAGAACGCTCGATGTGGATCATAACAAGCTACAGCGTTTCCCTTCTGAAATACTTGCCCTTACTGATCTAGAGGAGCTTGACTGCTCTGGAAATAAACTAGAAGGTCTTCCGGGAAACATCATGATGCTCCAATCTATTAAAATCTTGTGGCTCAGCAGCACTCATCTCTCGTTTTTGCCTGAAACATTTTGTGAGCTGCAGAACTTGGAGAGCCTGATGCTTGATAATAATTTCCTCACAAGCCTGCCGCAGTCGTTTGGGAAACTGCTGAAACTGAAAATGCTCAATCTCTCCTCAAATTCTTTCGAACATTTTCCTCAGGTTATCATCAAACTCGCCAGTTTGGAGGAGTTGTATTTAAGCCGGAATAAACTGACATTCCTCCCTGAGGAGATAGGACAGCTGTGCAATCTTGCTAATTTGTGGTTGGACAATAATAGCATAACGTTTCTCCCTGACTCTATTGTAGAGCTAGGGAGATTGGAGGAGCTGGTTTTACAGGGTAACCAAATTGCCATCCTCCCAGACAATTTTGGAAAACTTGCCAAAGTCAACATCTGGAAGGTGAAGGATAATCCTCTCATTCAGCCTCCGTATGAAGTGTGCATGAAGGGGATCCCCTACATAGCTGCCTATCAGAAGGAGCTTGCACATTCCCAGCCTGCTGTCAAACCCAGGCTTAAACTGGTTTTGATGGGCCAGAGAAATGCAGGGAAAACCACACTCAGGCAGTGCATTGTCAACAAACCGTCAGATGCCAAGATGGCCATTGGATGTAGGGGTATTGACGTGACGAACTGGGTAGCGGATGCAGATCGGAGTCTTACATTCATTGTATATGATTTATCTGGTAAGCAGAACTATGATCTTATCAAACCCTTTTTCTTGTCTCCCGGAGCACTTTATGTTTTGGTGGTGAATCTGAAATTGTATACATCAAAGAGCTTCTATTCCCATGTTGGCAGTTTCCTCCACCTGCTCAGTGCTAAGGTGCCACACGCAGTTGTGTGCATTGTAGGCACCCACAGTGACTTATGTGAAGAGATTGAGGTTGAAGAAAAGTGCCTGGATATTCACAGACAGATTTCGCTTCAGGAAAAAACGGACACTGAATGCCTACAAGTGCTTGCCCTGCAGGTCGACGAAGCCCTTGAGCAAGGTTACGACGTTCGGACTTCTAGCCCCCATGTTCTGTTTTATGGGGTCACAGATAAAAACTTACGACGGAAAAAGTCTCAGTTGCAATACATGCTCAACAATCGCCTACAAATCCTCTCTCCGGTGATTTGCGTCAGCTGCATGGTGGCTCAAAGAAACATCCCGCATTTGAAAGAGAAGCTCATGTCTGTGGCAGATCACAGGGAGATTTTCCCCAATCTCCACAGAGTCCTGCCAAAGTCGTGGCAGATGCTTGAAGAACTGCATTTTAAGCCACAGGATTTATGGCTTTCCTGGTGGGATTCGG
This genomic stretch from Carassius gibelio isolate Cgi1373 ecotype wild population from Czech Republic chromosome B21, carGib1.2-hapl.c, whole genome shotgun sequence harbors:
- the eri1 gene encoding 3'-5' exoribonuclease 1 isoform X1 yields the protein MESQKKTGQSVNKTSTSEKDEEEECCANTSCEKNEKQKPSSPKQGDFSDPVYKEIAVENGTINRMNKDELRAKCAELKLDTRGVKDVLRKRLKSYYKKQKLMHSAAANGSTDTYFDYICVVDFEATCEENNPPDYLHEIIEFPMVLIDMHTLEIVDSFQEYVKPVVNPQLSEFCVKLTGITQKMVDEAETFHQVLKRAVSWLQEKELGTKYKYTFLTDGSWDMGKFLHTQCKLSCIRYPQFARKWINIRKSYGNFYKVPRTQTKLICMLENLGMQYDGRPHCGLDDSRNIARIAIYMLKDGCQLRVNECLHSGEPRSVPISAPIEGAPAPQTPQKETERII
- the ppp1r3b gene encoding protein phosphatase 1 regulatory subunit 3B isoform X2 → MPIELAMPIYLTKEEFLNLRVSKYSRPLRPCLHRCQSTKLSFGSPREQPESNGASAPITIPNRDKKRVSFADHKGLALTMVKVFSEFDDPIDIPTSVVPFFSSSVTLPEAKDKLTLDFDQPSADYLKFRQRIENENVCLEHCMLKEKSIAGTVKVKNLSFEKSVKLRITFDTWKSHTDIECQYIKDTYTGSNRDTFSFEASLPDQVPPHERIEFAVCYEVNGVTLWDNNQGKNYRIVQSALKKSSNDTMADHQRYDVSDWDVLFDRYGSPRCSRGIFPNWPSYAGYEDIGPYY
- the ppp1r3b gene encoding protein phosphatase 1 regulatory subunit 3B isoform X1, producing MSSNSESGCRPNEPTMPIELAMPIYLTKEEFLNLRVSKYSRPLRPCLHRCQSTKLSFGSPREQPESNGASAPITIPNRDKKRVSFADHKGLALTMVKVFSEFDDPIDIPTSVVPFFSSSVTLPEAKDKLTLDFDQPSADYLKFRQRIENENVCLEHCMLKEKSIAGTVKVKNLSFEKSVKLRITFDTWKSHTDIECQYIKDTYTGSNRDTFSFEASLPDQVPPHERIEFAVCYEVNGVTLWDNNQGKNYRIVQSALKKSSNDTMADHQRYDVSDWDVLFDRYGSPRCSRGIFPNWPSYAGYEDIGPYY
- the mfhas1 gene encoding malignant fibrous histiocytoma-amplified sequence 1 homolog translates to MAEENNLKTARLWRDAALRSRKLRSNLRQLTLSTKNCQEITLPEDIKEIEVLNLGNNSLQELPEGLGSTLTRLRILILRRNKFATVPTAVFQLSQLVELDISHNCLNHFSEDIDLLKGLKKLCICHNKIQHLPSQIGTLQSLEELDISFNELHDFPRTFSQLRKLRTLDVDHNKLQRFPSEILALTDLEELDCSGNKLEGLPGNIMMLQSIKILWLSSTHLSFLPETFCELQNLESLMLDNNFLTSLPQSFGKLLKLKMLNLSSNSFEHFPQVIIKLASLEELYLSRNKLTFLPEEIGQLCNLANLWLDNNSITFLPDSIVELGRLEELVLQGNQIAILPDNFGKLAKVNIWKVKDNPLIQPPYEVCMKGIPYIAAYQKELAHSQPAVKPRLKLVLMGQRNAGKTTLRQCIVNKPSDAKMAIGCRGIDVTNWVADADRSLTFIVYDLSGKQNYDLIKPFFLSPGALYVLVVNLKLYTSKSFYSHVGSFLHLLSAKVPHAVVCIVGTHSDLCEEIEVEEKCLDIHRQISLQEKTDTECLQVLALQVDEALEQGYDVRTSSPHVLFYGVTDKNLRRKKSQLQYMLNNRLQILSPVICVSCMVAQRNIPHLKEKLMSVADHREIFPNLHRVLPKSWQMLEELHFKPQDLWLSWWDSARFGLQAGLTEDRLQSALSYLHESGKLLYFEDSSTLKEYVFHNLPRFIAILNVFFQRDLAAMLEKLQAEGDDGDGARSMEMHGHVEGFLLHGLLPSNVIRLLLKPLVQTQQDLHLIMELLEKMGVCYCVNKPRSKPLNGATVWYKFPSQVSNEEPHPVVSASGGSSIPGQFFSVEQLQIEYRFPFSTPLGLFARYSVQINSHVVQRSDGKHHIFAYRGKVPVMVSYRPSRSRLQPETLSISSHASLPNIWTAWQAIIPLVEEFNVLLQEWPGLHYSVHVLCSKCLKRGSPNPHSFPGELLSQPRPEGLTEIICPKNGSERVNVALVYPPTPTVVSPSHKSH
- the eri1 gene encoding 3'-5' exoribonuclease 1 isoform X2, with amino-acid sequence MNKDELRAKCAELKLDTRGVKDVLRKRLKSYYKKQKLMHSAAANGSTDTYFDYICVVDFEATCEENNPPDYLHEIIEFPMVLIDMHTLEIVDSFQEYVKPVVNPQLSEFCVKLTGITQKMVDEAETFHQVLKRAVSWLQEKELGTKYKYTFLTDGSWDMGKFLHTQCKLSCIRYPQFARKWINIRKSYGNFYKVPRTQTKLICMLENLGMQYDGRPHCGLDDSRNIARIAIYMLKDGCQLRVNECLHSGEPRSVPISAPIEGAPAPQTPQKETERII